The Erigeron canadensis isolate Cc75 chromosome 4, C_canadensis_v1, whole genome shotgun sequence genome window below encodes:
- the LOC122597182 gene encoding serine/threonine-protein kinase CDG1-like translates to MSHVRQFDHLKIPLDSIKSATNNFAKENLIGQGGFGKVYKGVIHHSTGQHTTVALKRLDRVFGQGDPEFWKEIMLLSLYRHENIVSLLGYCDDLGEKILVYKYVSKKSLDLYINSEELRWVQRLHICIGAACGLSYLHAPTDTQLRVLHRDIKSSNILLDENWDAKIADFGLSKFAPANKDFTYLISNAVGTIGYCDPLYVETATMGIISLLWDL, encoded by the exons ATGTCTCACGTAAGACAGTTTGACCACCTCAAAATCCCATTAGATAGTATAAAGTCAGCAACCAACAATTTCGCTAAAGAAAATTTGATTGGCCAAGGTGGATTCGGGAAAGTTTATAAGGGAGTAATCCACCATTCCACAGGCCAACACACCACGGTTGCTTTGAAGCGTTTGGATCGTGTGTTTGGGCAAGGAGATCCCGAGTTTTGGAAAGAGATTATGCTGCTGTCTTTATACAGACATGAAAATATTGTCTCTCTTTTAGGGTATTGTGACGATCTTGGCGAGAAGATCCTAGTGTACAAATATGTGTCTAAGAAAAGCCTTGACTTATATATCAACAGCGAGGAACTAAGATGGGTTCAACGTCTTCACATATGTATCGGGGCGGCTTGTGGACTGTCATACCTGCATGCTCCCACAGATACCCAACTTAGAGTATTGCATCGCGATATTAAGAGTTCTAATATCTTGTTAGATGAAAATTGGGATGCCAAAATCGCAGATTTTGGTCTCTCCAAATTTGCACCTGCAAACAAAGATTTCACATATCTAATCTCCAACGCCGTTGGCACAATTGGTTATTGTGATCCGCTCTATGTAGAGACAG CAACAATGGGGATCATCAGTCTTTTGTGGGATTTGTAA
- the LOC122595058 gene encoding synaptotagmin-1-like encodes MDEILKALGSALRCQCSDAGVGGKQTRIYGILNVKVLNGSELNIENPYVILKLVTTTDTSIHTTMKTAICYQKGDPCWNEEFTLYVEDPDHQLLQIWLHNSSSMYDQGGIHEQVGARNWQFRNLTSKSARTQEVRFHKVKDGYEDEGDVQGKIMVKMMYTACPYYTAFEDVCPHQKAPTGTPQDGGLLVVIIHEARTLYSNHHRNPYVSLLFQGELRKTVAIKNTRNPKWHEEFTFILEQPPTKENMHFEVISTPGKGIIFRKEESMGCIDINAIDVVKERRITKCYELQNTLRGCWLTVELQWRSSN; translated from the exons ATGGACGAGATCCTCAAAGCACTTGGAAGTGCCCTTCGATGTCAA TGCTCTGATGCAGGTGTCGGCGGTAAACAAACTCGCATTTATGGAATCCTGAATGTAAAAGTACTAAATGGATCGGAGCTTAATATCGAAAATCCTTATGTGATACTCAAACTAGTCACCACAACAGATACATCCATTCATACAACAATGAAAACGGCCATATGCTACCAGAAAGGGGATCCGTGTTGGAATGAAGAATTCACTCTATATGTTGAGGATCCTGATCATCAACTGCTACAAATATGGCTTCATAACAGCTCGTCGATGTATGACCAA GGAGGAATCCATGAGCAAGTCGGAGCAAGAAACTGGCAATTTAGAAACTTAACTTCTAAAAGTGCACGGACTCAAGAAGTTAGGTTTCATAAGGTTAAGGATGGCTATGAAGATGAGGGAGACGTACAAGGGAAAATCATGGTGAAAATGATGTACACAGCGTGCCCATATTACACTGCTTTTGAAGATGTATGTCCCCACCAAAAGGCTCCAACCGGGACTCCTCAAGACGGAGGATTGCTTGTCGTTATAATCCATGAAGCTCGAACCCTTTACTCAAATCATCACAGAAATCCCTATGTTTCATTGCTCTTCCAAGGCGAATTAAGGAAAACCGTG GCAATAAAGAACACACGTAATCCGAAATGGCATGAGGAGTTCACATTTATCTTGGAACAGCCACCAACGAAAGAAAATATGCATTTCGAAGTCATTAGTACTCCTGGGAAAGGAATAATATTTCGAAAG GAAGAATCGATGGGATGTATTGATATAAATGCTATTGATGTTGTGAAAGAAAGACGGATCACCAAATGTTATGAACTTCAAAATACACTACGTGGTTGTTGGCTTACCGTGGAATTGCAATGGAGGTCGTCTAACTAG